In Leptolyngbya sp. NIES-2104, the genomic window CGTCAAAGGTCTCGAAGCACTTCAATCTGATGAACAGCTTGGAGAACTTTGGATAGAAGCTGCTGGTAGATTGGCTTTTGTGCAGGAAGAGACTGTGACAGAAGTTAGATATGTTGATGCTACAGAGTTTCTTTAATATTAGGGCGTGTTTTAGAGTCTTGTCACTCCGTTGCTTACCCGCCCCGGAATAGAATTCGGGGCTAGTAGAACGAAGTCCACTGAAGGGAACTAAAAGCCAAATCAAGCATCTTTAGTCCTGAAAGGACTTCGCACTGTTAGCCCCGAATTCTATTCCGGGGCGGGAGCGAACGAAGCGAGAAGCTTCAAAACGCAACCTAGAACTGAGTATCATCGCGATCAGATCCGGCATATCAGTTGTTCATACGCTTGAAGCTATTGCAGTAGTGCTTTGAGCACATCAGGCGTGATCGGAGTCATCACACAACCACTCAGCATTGGGGTCATTCGTCCGAGGCAATCGATCAACCCAGGGAGCGTCAATTTCAACTCGCCACAATTCAGCGTGTAGTGTTTGATTCACCTGCTCTTGAGCCTCGTTTGGTGGAAGTTTGAGCAAGCGCTGTCGAGCCGCGATTTTTTCGGCTTCTAGAATATCGATCGACGATTGAGAAATATCGCTCATGTAGTATAATTTTACTATTATTTGTGAATAACACTATTTTATTCTAAACGGTTCGATTGGGCATTCTACACTCAGTTTCCACTTGAGGAATTTATGTCAGAACAAGCAGATCCGAAAGCGACTGATCTTGTAATGGGTGCAGCAATGCCTCCTCCAATTAATGCTGTGGCGTTGGGCGGAGTTGAGGGATTGCGGCAACGATTCGCGCTCGCATCTCTTGATCAAAAGCGCGAACTCTTGCCTTTAGCTCTGAATTATCACGAAGTCGGAATTGATTTCTTGATCGACGCTGTAAGTGATGCTGAATTGATTGTGAGAGCAGAAGCGTGTGAGCTATTAGCGAAGGTAAACTCTGGGAAAGCGGAAAGCGCGATCGATAGAGGAATTCCGTTAGTGCCGGGTGATCGAGTATACGGCGTTTATCAATCTTCAGTTTCTTATGGAGACGATTGGTACTATATCAATTGTTTGGTCGATGAAGAGGAAGAGGAAGAAGATTTATGGGATGATAAGCCCGATTTTTATCGTGTTGGTCAAACCAAGGAAGGAAAAGAGTTCGTCTATGTTTCTGATGTTCCACAATATGATCAATCAATGTCAGAATACGCTTACTATCATCCAAGTCTTATTCATTATTGTATTGAGCAAATCGCAGCAGAAGAAGCTGCACGAGCAGTCTATTGCAATCATTTCTCAAATCTTTACTGCGAGATTCATGAAATTGGTGAGACTTGGGCTGCACCAGATATCAATTTAAGAACATGGGTGGAAACCAACAAAATCACAGTTGATGCTATCTTCTCCGAAGATCAAGGGGGTTGGGGCGATCACGAACGGCAATATCGCTGTAGTCTCCTGATGAGTTTACACAGGCAGAAACAATTTAATTTATTGCGGGAATTGTGGGATCAACTAGAGTACAGTCCATTGGGATTTGTGCACGAATGTGTCATCGATCGACCTTGTTATCTTCGCCTTTCAAATCATCATGTTAGGACTTAGTATTACCGCGATCGGTCTTCGCCCTCTCCCCGATTGCCTCACCATTTTCGATCAACTTCGCCAACCGCTTCAGCTTGATTTTCTCGAATTAGCGATCGGTTCTCCTTGCGATACGGATGCACTCTATCCAGATGTGCCGCTAATTCTGCATGATTCCTGCCTGTATCGTGATAGCTTCCGCTGTCGTCTCGTGCTCACTCAGCCCCGAAGCTGGAAGCCTTACGCAGAGTTCGTCGAAACGCATTCTGTCGCAGCTCTATCGGTTCATGCACCGTTGCGGAAAGATATCGATCGATGTCAAATCGAAGATGCACTTGAAGCACTAGAACAAACGGTTCAAGTTCCTGTGTTTGTCGAAGTGATGCCTTCACCAGAGTATTGGTGTTCTAGTGTCGATACCTTAGTAAAGCATCCATTATTGCTGGATGTATCTCATGTTCTGATTTGGCATCAGGGCGATCAGGTGGAAACGGAGCGAACTTGTTTAGAGATGATCGATCGAGTAAAAGCGATTCATCTTAGCCATAATAACGGTCGCGCCGATGCTCACGATCTGATTCCTTCAGAAATTTGGTTTGCGCCGTATCTGAGCGATTGGACGAAAAACTATTTTGTGACTTATGAGAGTTTGCCGGAAACACAGGCGGATTATGAACGGTTAGATAAAAGACGGCGTTAAAAAGGTCGATCGAAGAAAACCTCGATCGACCTTTGTTCACAGACGTTCCCAAGCTAGTTGATTTAGTGTAACCGACTATCGATTCGTCTGCACCTCTTTGATCTCAACATCGTCTGCACTCGGACGCGGTTGATCGGCGGTGAGCTTCTGTGGAGTCGAAAAACTCGATGAAGACTCTTGAGCCAAAGTCGTCCATTCCGTGTGGAATACGCCTTCTTTGTCAGTGCGGAGGTAGGTGTGTGCACCAAAATAATCGCGCTGCGCCTGTGTTAAGTTTTGTGGCAAACGCTCGCGGCGGTAGCTGTCGAAATAATCTAGCGACGCACTAAACGCAGGAACCGCGATCCCGTGACGAGCAGCCGCCATGATCACCTCACGCCATGCCGATTGTCGATCGAGAATCGATTGCTTGAATTCAGGAGCCAAGAGCAAGTTCGGCAGCGTCGGATTTTCGGTGAACGCATGTTGAATCTTGCCGAGGAAACCTGCACGAATAATACAGCCGCCTTTCCAAATTCGGGCACATTCTGCCAGATTCAGGTCGTATCCGTAGTTTTGCGATGCCACGTTCAGCAGTGCCATGCCTTGCGCGTACGAGCAGATTTTCGAGCAGTACAACGCATCGCGGACGGCATTGATAAACGTCTTTTTATCGCCGTCAAACGTCGGACTGGCATAGCTCAACTGTTGAGCAGCTTCAAGCCGCTCGGTCTTGTACGAGGACATAATGCGAGCGTTTACCGCAGCAATAATCGTCGGAATTGCGACCCCTTGTTCGAGCGCATCAGTGACAGTCCAGCGTCCCGTTCCTTTCTGTCCAGCAGCATCGAGAATAAAATCAACCAGGGGCTGTTTCGTATCTGGATCGAAAACCTTGAAGATGTCTGCGGTAATTTCGATTAGATAAGAGTTCAGTTCGGGAGTCGTGTTCCATTCGGTGAACACTTCATAAAGTTCGTTGTCATCGAGTCCGCCCACGTTCTTCAGCAAATCATAGGCTTCTGCGATCAACTGCATATCGCCGTACTCGATGCCGTTGTGCACCATTTTGACGTAGTGACCTGCGCCACCCGGACCAATGTAGGTCACACAAGCGCCATCATCCACCTGAGCGGCAATCTTGGTCAAAATCGGCTCTAGATATTCGTAAGCCGATTTCGTGCCTCCTGGCATCAAACTCGGTCCATTCAGCGCACCTTCTTCACCACCGCTCACACCCATTCCGATAAAGGTGAATTTTGCAGCTTCGAGATCACGCGCTCGACGGGCAGTATCGCTAAATAGAGAGTTACCGCCATCGATCAGGATGTCACCTTCATCGAGTAGCGGCTTTAGTTGCTCGATCATCGCGTCCACGGGTGCGCCCGCTTTCACCATAATCAAGATTTTCCGAGGGCGTTCGAGCGAAGCAACGAATTCTTCGATCGTATAGGTTGCCTTGACATTTTTGCCGCCAGCCCGATTTGCCATGAAGGTATCGGTCTTTTCGCGGCTTCGGTTAAAGACTGCGACGGGGAAGCCATTGCGCTCGACATTGAGCGCCAGGTTTTCACCCATCACAGCGAGACCAATTACACCAAAACTTTGTGCCATAAAATTTCTCTGCTAACTCTGTAACGGCAAGGAAGCGATCGCTTCTTCAAGGTAGCTCGATCGCTTTAAGGTAGCGTGGAAGATTCCATTAAGACTCTGACTAGAGAGAGGGATTAAGCGTTTTGTATTTTACGCAACTTTTTGAAGCAATCCCCGTAACAATGCGGCTTCCAGGCTGATGGTCTTGTATCCAACTTCATCGAACAGAATGACGATTTTGTCGCCTTCATAACGCATTACAGTCCCTTCTCCCCAAGACTTGTGAGCGACACGGCTGTTGAGTTGATAGGGTTTTCGCCCGTCGTCTTGCTGGTTTGCAGTTCCGGAGTTGCAGTTGTCACAATATCCACACAATTCTTCACGGGGATCACCGAAATAGTTCAATAAGTATTTGCGGCGACAGTCGAGAACTTCAGCATAATTTCGCATCATCTCTAAGCGCGATCGCTCAACTTTAATTTTGCGCTCTTGTGCGTGTAGAACTTCTTCGGCAGCTTGTTCAATCTCAGGAGCGTCCGGTTTTGCGAATACTTCTCCAGTCGGCAAAGCTTCAACGACTCCTAGCAGTTCTAAGTGGCTTAATGTTGTTTTAATTTTTGTTCCAGATAAATCAGTCAGCGACTTTAAAGCTTTTGGGTGAATTGGTTCTGATTGTTGGCGAACCAGTTCAGCGAGTTCAATGACTTTTTCTTTCTCCAGTTTGCCGCTACCTGAGAAGAACTTGCGTAGGTTTAAATCATCCGGTGTGTAGAACAAAATGATGTTTGCAGGATCACCATCTCGCCCGGCTCGTCCGATTTCCTGGTAGTAACTATCGATCGAGTCACTAATGTTGTAGTGCACCACAAATCGAACATTCGACTTATCAACACCCATTCCAAACGCGGTCGTTGCTACAATCACTTCTGCTTCATCAGACATGAAAGCGTTTTGAGCTTGTTCGCGTTCTTTAGTTTTCAGTCCTGCATGATAAGCGATCGCATTAATTCCCGCTTCATTGAGTGCTTCAGCCAAAGATTCCGTTGCTTTGCGAGTGGCAACATACACAATTCCTGGCTTAGTTAATTGCTGAATGCGTTTGATGAAAATCTCCCGCTTTTCCGCTTCATCATCGTAGTTCTCAACCGCGAGACGTAAGTTAGGACGATCGAAGCCTCGAACAATGATTCGCGGGTTGTTCATTCCTAATCGCTGCATGATTTCTTCTCGCACAGGCGGCGATGCGGTTGCAGTCAGAGCTAGAGTTGTCGGATGTCCTAACGCTTCGATCACGGTTCCTAGTCGCAGATAGTCCGGGCGGAAACTATGACCCCATTCACTGATGCAATGTGCTTCGTCAATGACAAACAGAGAAGGAGATGCAGCTTGTAAATGCTCGATCGTATCTGCATTGTTAAATTGTTCGGGTGCGAGGAAGAGGAATTCAATTTCACCATTACTCCAGCGATCGAAAACCTCTGCACGATTAGAAGCAGAAATCGTTGAATTCACGACTGCCGCATGACCCACTTCGGCAACAATCGATTCTACTTGATCTTTTTGGAGTGCTAAAAGTGGAGAAACGACGATCGTTGATCCGGGAATTCTTGCGGCTGTCAGTTGATAGATTGCTGATTTGCCTGATCCGGTCGGCATCACGGCTAAAGTGTCGCGATGTTCTAGAACTGATGCGATCGCGGCTTCTTGTCCGGGCCGAAGATCATCGTAACCTAGATAATCTTGAGCAAGTTGCTGAATTGAAACTGGTTTCTTTCTTGGCATATTTTGAAAAAAATGCAGGGCAAGTTAGACTCGCCCTACATTAGAGAGGTTGAACAGCTTAGAAACTTTGAAAACTTAACTACGATCGCTAAATCCACCTAGCAACGCGAGTCCACCGAGAACCGCAGCCGCTAATACACCAAACGAGAAAGCAGGCGTTTTATCAATGTGATCGAGCAAGCTCGGAATTTCAAATTGTTTGTAATCGCCATCAATGCGATCATATCCTGGCTCTTGAATCGGCTCGAAGAGATTGTTCGGATCGTCTTCACCCTTTTCAACTTCAGTCCGCTGTAGAGGGAAAGCGACTGCTAATAACGCTGCATCGACTAATCCCGGTGAAATGCGCTGAATGACATCTAGGATCTTACCTGCATCACTCACAACATAGTCACGTACTTCATGTTCAGCCGCGTACAGAATTGCATCTGTAACTAAGCTGGCATTGTAGAACGGAGGGGGAGCCATCGGTTTAACACCCAGCTTTGTTTTACCTTTGTTGTAAAACGGAGTGTTAATTACTCCCGGCATGATGTTCGCAACATTAATCGGATAGCCTTGATGCTTTAGTTCTAATCGCAGTGCATCGATCATACCCATTGTTCCATGCTTCGAGGCGGAATAAGGGCTTTGATACGGCAGCGATCGACGTGCTTCCACCGAAGTGATACTGATGAACGAGCCGCGTCCTTCTTCTTTCAGCAACGGTAATGCAACCATCGCACCATAAACTTGACCCATCAAGTTCACATCAATCACGCGCTTGAACTCTTCGGGAGTAATGCGATCGAAGGTCGCAAATATGGCAGTTGCAGCCGCGTGAACCCAAGTATCAAGTCTGCCAAATCGATCGACCGCTTTGTCTGCGATCGCTTTGACTTGCTCGTAATCTGCGACATCTGCCACAACCGCGATCGCTTCTCCGCCGCGTTGATAAATCTCTTCAACTAGAGAAGCTAACCCCGCCTGACTCCGCGCCGCAACGACTACTTTTGCACCCCGCTCAGCGAACTTCAGAGCCGCATCGCGTCCAATTCCACTTGATGCGCCGACAATAGCGACGACTTGTTGGTTAATCGGTTTTAAATCCATTGTTTTATGTAGGGAAATTAGTCTTCTTCGTTTCTACGGTCTTCGTAATCTTCAGAAGAGGAAGGCTCAAGCTCCCATCTGCGATCGTCACGTCCTTCTAGAATTTCATTGGTGTGCAGATAGTTGTGATCGCTCATTTCTAAGCCCACTGCACGCCCCAAATCATCCACAATATCCATATCTGGCGTTGATACGGTGCCGCCAACCGATTCATCACCGACTGCGTTGGCTTGCTCATAGTTCGCATCGATATCGCCACCTGTCAACACGGCAGAAGCTTCATGAAGTTCACTGTCTCGATCGTGCATTGTTCGACCGCCGATCGCATATCCCGGCATTTCCACGACACCCGTGCCGTATGATTCGGTGTACTCCTGCGGAACATCGCCGTAGTCTTGCTCATCTTCGAGATCTTCGTTTTCAAAGTCATCTTCAACATCGCCGCCCAAATTATGCAACGATGCCTCTAGATCTGCTTCGTCAGAGATATCTTGGTATCCTGGATTTTTGCTGTAAGTCATTGTGTTCTCCCGCTCTAAGGCATCGCACCTCTGTAAGTTAACGAATTGCAATCAAGCCAGTCTCTTCACATAGAAAGTTCCTTGATCCACCTAGAGAAAGAGATTTGCTTCTGTCATGCGAATGAGGAGAGATCGAGCTTTTCTTCTTACTGTGTAAAAAGCCTGTCAATCCGGATATCAAGTCTAGACACAAGGGAGACGCAGCAATGGTGATGGACTCGCAGCCCAAAAAGGTTGCTATTTTAATCGAACAAGGGGTCGAAGATGCGGAATTTCAGCTTCCCTACAATGCGCTGAAGAAAGCGGGAGCCGAAGTTATCGTACTTGGTTCGCGGGTGAATGAAGAATATAAAGGTAAGCAAGGCAAGCTCAACATCAAAGCCGATGCGACGACAACGGAATCGATCGCAACTGATTTCGATGCCGTAATCATTCCAGGTGGTCATGCGCCCGATAAGATGCGGACGAATATGAAAACCGTTCAATTCGTAGAGGATGCTTTAGAAAATGGTGTTTTAGTTGCATCAGTTTGTCATGGTCCGCAAGTTCTGATCGAAGGCGATATGTTAGATGGCGTTCGGGCGACCGGATTCCGTGCCATTCGTAAGGATATGCAGAATGCTGGAGCCGAATTCGTCGATGAGCCTTTAGTAATCGACGATAATCTGATTACCTCTCGTCGTCCAGGAGATTTGCCGATTTTTGTCACTGCGATTTTGCAACAGTTAAGTCTCAACATTCCAGATACAACTTTGCCGCCGATCAGTGATCTCGATGCAGGCTGGTGGAAGCTCGGTGAAGAATGGGGTGGCTCTAGCAAAAGCGAAATTGTGAATGCTTTGAACACTGCAATTCAAGGCGAGCGTTACAGCTTGGAAACCTTCCAGCATTACCATGACAATGCCACCGATGATGCAATGAAGGAACTATTCCAAGAAATTTTGCAGCATAAGAATCAGCATGTTCAACAGTTAGAGGCTCGCTTAGCAGTATTCAATGAGAAGCCTTCGCTGCCTGCTGCTGTTAGCAATCTTTATGCCAGTATCAAATCCTTCTTCCAAAACGATCAAACCGATGTCGAAATCTTACGACGTGCATTGGGCGATTTGCAAACAGGTGTAGTTGATACCTACAACCTGCGTAACATGCTGACCGATCCAGCAACCGTTGAGATCTTGGATCAGATGGAAGTGACTTTGGCAAGAGACGAGCAGCGAATTGCAAATCTCTACAAAGATCGATTGGGCGATCGCGTTCCCCAATCTCCCAAGCCCTCTAGCCGTCCTGCGGTAACGGGTGCATAGTTCTCTAGAAGTCGAAGGTTTCATCACTTTCGACTTCTCTGTTTCAATTTACTGTGAGTCACTATGGAAACTGAATCGGACAAAACAATTAACTCTTCTGAACAGCCACCCGTCACCGATACCGAAAAATGGGCATCGATCGTCGGTGGTAGCGCAATGGTGCTATTCGGACTACAAAAACGATCGCTCAGAGGTATCCTAACCGCGATCGCAGGTGGCGGTCTTGCTTACCACGGTGCAACCGCTGATAAAAGCATCACTGATAAAGTGAGTGATGCAGTCGGACTGAACAAAGCGCTCAAAGTTGAAAAGACGGTCACGATCAATCGACCTGTAGAAGAACTCTATAACTACTGGCACGACTTCGAGAATTTACCCACTTTCATGAAGCACGTCAAATCAGTGACGGTCAGCGAAGGTGGAAAGCGATCGCATTGGGTGGCAAATGCGCCGCTCGGTCAAGAAGTCGAATGGGATGCGGAAGTGATCAAAGATGAGCCGAATCGATTGATTGCTTGGGCATCGCTCGAAGGTGCGGATGTGGATAATTCGGGATTTGTGCGATTTACACCAGCACCGGGCGATCGAGGAACTGAGGTGAAGGTGGTGATGGAGTACGAGATTGCAGGCGGCAGACTGACGGCAGCTTTAGCGAAATTGTTTGGGGAAGAGCCAGAACAGCAGGTGGGTGATGAACTGCGCCGATTCAAGCAATTGATGGAAGCGGGTGAGATTGCCACCACTGAAGGTCAACCTCGGTGTCACGGGTAGGGTGTGTTTAGGAATTTTTCGCTTCGATTCAGTCTCGCCCCGGAATGAAATTCGGAGCTAACAGAACGAAGTCCACTGAAGGGGACTAAGAACCCAATTAATTGTCTTCAGTCCGTTAAAACGGACTTCGCACGATTAGCCCCGAATTCTATTCCGGGGCGGAAGCGAACGAAGCGACCGACTCTAAACCACGCTCCAGTTATTTCCAGAAAAAGAGACAGCAATTCGCTCTAATCTCTGTCCCTCTGTTCACTTATCCAACTAACTCACAATGAAAGCTGTTTGCTGGCATGGCGCGAATGATGTCCGCGTCGATAATGTTCCTGATCCAACCATCCTCAATCCGAGAGATGCCATTCTCAAAGTCACCGCTACAACGATTTGCGGTTCTGACTTGCACATCTACGATGGTTACATTCCCTCAATGCAGCCCGGAGACATTATCGGGCACGAATTCATGGGGGAAATCGTTGAAACTGGGCGCGAAGTTCGGAAATTGAAAAAGGGCGATCGCGTTGTCGTTTCCTCGATCATCGGCTGTGGTCAGTGTCACTATTGCGCTCACCAGCAGTGGTCACTTTGTGATAACTCTAATCCGGGTGGCGCGCTCCAAGAGCCGATATTCGGTTACAGCACAGGCGGAATTTTCGGCTACTCTCATCTATTCGGTGGGTATGCAGGCGCACAAGCGGAATATGTTCGCATTCCCTTCGCGGATCATGGCTGTGTGAAAATTCCTGACGGTATGACCGATGAGCAAGCATTACCGATTTCGGATGCGTTCCCGACGGGCTACATGGGCGCGGATATGTGTGATATCAAGCCTGGAGATGTCGTTGCAGTCTGGGGATGTGGTCCGGTTGGATTGTTCGCGATTCGGAGTGCCTATCTATTAGGGGCAGAAAAAGTGATTGGGATCGATCGCTTTCCCGAACGGTTAGCAATGGCGAAAGTGCAATGTGGTGCTGAAGTCATTAACTACGAAGAAATCGATGCAGGGGAAGCCCTCAAAGAGATGACAGGTGGACGTGGACCCGATGCCTGTATCGATGCAGTCGGACTTGAAGCACATGGAACTGGGCTGATGGGACTGTATGACGAAGTGAAACAAAGCGTTCGACTCGAAACCGATCGACCTCATATTCTGCGTCAAATGATCGTTGCTTGCCGCAAAGGTGGTGTGATTTCGGTGATGGGTGTGTACAGCGGCTTTATCGATAAGCTGCCGATGGGTGCTGCATTTAATAAAGGTCTCACGTTCAAAATGGGACAAATGCACGGACAGCGCTACATGCCGAAGCTGATCGATCACGTGCTCAAAGGTGACATTGATCCGGCGTTTGCGTTCTCACATCACATGCCGCTGACCGAAGCAAAGCAAGCTTACGAAATGTTCAAACACAAAACCGATAAATGTATCAAAGTTCTACTGAGACCTTAATGATGAAAGACCTACGTAAAATTTTCTCAACTCTAATCCTGAGCGTCGTTTTATTCCTGACACTATTGTTTACGTCTAGTGTTACGGCAAATGCTGCGATCGCACCCGATGAAGCTCAAAACATCATGCGAGATGCAAATAGCCTGCAAGAAGCTGGACAAAAACTTAGAGAAGCTGATTCTTCGGAAAAGCTGCGGAAAAATGAAGCCCTGAATACTGCAAAAGAAGTCCGCAAAAATCGACCCGCGATCGATGCGAAAGGCAATACGATCGAAGAAGCCAAAAAAGACTTGAAAGGCATCGCCGAAAACGTTAAAGAGAAGCTGAATTTAGACGAACCTCTTGCACCTTCGACCAAAGAATTTCTCGGTACGCGCCAAGAAACCGTCGAACCGAATGGAAAAATCCTAGTCAAAGAAAAGCCAGGGTACTATCAGCGCGATCGTCAAACCAAAGTTTTTGAAGAGGAGAAGTAAATGAAAGCTTTGTGTTGGCATGGTGCGCTCGATGTTCGTGTCGATAATGTTCCTGATCCGAAGATTCTCAATCCGCGAGATGCGATCGTCAAAATTACATCGACTGCGATCTGTGGCTCTGACCTGCATATCTATGATGGCTTCATTCCCACGATGCAATCTGGAGATATTCTCGGTCACGAGTTCATGGGCGAAGTCGTCGAAGTGGGTTCTGCGGTCAAGAATATCAACATTGGCGATCGCGTCGTCGTTCCTTTCACGATTTCTTGTGGTAACTGTTACTTCTGCCAAAAAGACCTTTGGTCACTGTGCGATAACTCGAATCCGAATGCTTCGCTGATTGAACCTTTGTATGGTCATTCTCCAGCCGGATTGTTTGGCTATTCCCATTTCTTTGGTGGATATGCAGGCGGACAAGCTGAATATGCTCGTGTGCCGTTTGCGGACACAGGATTGTTCAAGATTCCACCTGAGTTGACGGATGAACAAGTGCTATTCTTGACTGACATTTTCCCGACGGGATACATGGCAGCAGAACATTGTGATATCAAACCCGGTCATGTTGTTGCGGTTTGGGGTTGCGGTCCGGTGGGACAGTTCGCAATCAAGAGCGCGTTTATGCTGGGAGCTGATCGAGTCATTGCCATCGATCGAGTTCCCGAACGCTTGGAGATGGCGAAAACTCAGTGCGGTGCAGAGGTTCTAAACTACGAAGAACTCGATGTCGGTGATGCCCTCAAAGAAATGACCGGCGGACGCGGACCTGATTCGGTGATTGATGCGGTCGGTTTAGAATCTCACGGAACGAGCATCGATTACTGGGTCGATAAAGCCAAGCAAGCGGTTCGACTCGAAACTGATCGACCAATTGCCTTAAGACAAGCGATCGTGGCTTGTAGTAAAGGTGGAACGGTTTCGGTTCCAGGGGTGTATGGTGGCTTTCTCGATAAAATCCCGATGGGAGCCGCGTTTAACAAGGGGCTAACCTTCAAGATGGGACAAACTCATGTGCATCGCTATCTCGATCGATTGATCGGACACATTCAGCGGGGCGACATTGATCCGTCATTTGTGGTGACTCACACCATGCCATTAGAGCAAGCCCCTCAGGGATATGAGATCTTCAAACAGAAGAAAGATAACTGTATTAAGGTTGTGCTGAAGCCGTAGATAGTGGTTAGTTCAGGTTGCTTGAGCGCGATAACAAATACTGAATTGCGCTCAACATTTCTGACGGGGGGCAGGGCTTAGTCATATAAGCATCTGCCCCTTGTTTCATGCCCCAATAGCGATCGAAGTCTTCTCCTTTGATCGAACACATCATCACCGGAATATTTTGACTGCGCGGATCGCTTTTGATCCAGCGACAAAGTTCATACCCATTCATTCGAGGCATGACCACATCGGTAATGACTAG contains:
- a CDS encoding zinc-dependent alcohol dehydrogenase encodes the protein MKALCWHGALDVRVDNVPDPKILNPRDAIVKITSTAICGSDLHIYDGFIPTMQSGDILGHEFMGEVVEVGSAVKNINIGDRVVVPFTISCGNCYFCQKDLWSLCDNSNPNASLIEPLYGHSPAGLFGYSHFFGGYAGGQAEYARVPFADTGLFKIPPELTDEQVLFLTDIFPTGYMAAEHCDIKPGHVVAVWGCGPVGQFAIKSAFMLGADRVIAIDRVPERLEMAKTQCGAEVLNYEELDVGDALKEMTGGRGPDSVIDAVGLESHGTSIDYWVDKAKQAVRLETDRPIALRQAIVACSKGGTVSVPGVYGGFLDKIPMGAAFNKGLTFKMGQTHVHRYLDRLIGHIQRGDIDPSFVVTHTMPLEQAPQGYEIFKQKKDNCIKVVLKP
- a CDS encoding PleD family two-component system response regulator, whose product is MSWVLVVDDSAVVRELISTELRHRGFDVAVADDGVDAISVIQKHPPDLVITDVVMPRMNGYELCRWIKSDPRSQNIPVMMCSIKGEDFDRYWGMKQGADAYMTKPCPPSEMLSAIQYLLSRSSNLN